The proteins below come from a single Tissierella sp. MB52-C2 genomic window:
- a CDS encoding dihydrofolate reductase, translated as MILIFAVDNNWNIGYDGDLLYKISEDLKRFRRLTEGNIIVMGRRTFESLPDRKALPNRINIVITRDEKYKAEGAVVINSLEALFPLLKELNPNNEMENFIIGGGEIAKQTISYCNKAYITKIFKSFEEADTFIPNLDLLDDWKIVKESEVHKQDDLEYKYVDYVRVK; from the coding sequence ATGATATTAATTTTTGCGGTAGACAACAACTGGAACATTGGATATGATGGAGATTTGCTATATAAAATATCAGAAGATTTAAAGCGATTTCGACGACTTACAGAGGGAAATATTATTGTAATGGGCAGAAGAACATTCGAGTCTTTACCAGACAGAAAAGCATTGCCTAATAGGATAAATATAGTAATAACTAGAGATGAAAAGTATAAAGCCGAAGGTGCAGTTGTGATTAATTCCTTGGAAGCTTTATTTCCATTATTGAAGGAATTAAATCCTAATAATGAGATGGAGAACTTCATAATAGGGGGAGGAGAAATTGCTAAGCAAACCATTTCCTATTGTAACAAAGCATATATAACTAAGATATTCAAATCCTTTGAAGAAGCAGATACTTTCATACCAAACTTAGACTTATTAGATGATTGGAAAATAGTAAAAGAATCAGAAGTGCATAAACAAGATGATTTAGAATATAAATATGTAGATTATGTTAGAGTTAAATAG